The Candidatus Methylomirabilis sp. DNA window CGCCGGCCGTCGGGGCTCACCTTGATTCCCCGCGGGCGCGCGCCGACCGCGACCGTGGCGAGCACCGTCTGGCGCTCGGGGTCGAGGACGGTGATGGAGTCGTCATTCTCGTTGGTGACGTACAGGCGGGCTGCAGACCCCGCGGCGCCTCCCCGGAGGGGCAGGAGGAGGACCAGGAGCAGAAGCCCGATGGCGGCGCGTGGCTGGGGTCCCATTTCCCCTCCTCCTGACTTCTCCCCGCCACCCCCCGGGGAAGCGGGGCTGCGTGCAGGGCTCAGGCGCCCGGGACCGGCCCGAACCGGCAGGCCGTCTCCCCCGGGCCGAGGCCGAGGGTGTCCAGGACCGCTTCTTCCGTCGCCCCGGGCGTCCCGCGGAGGGGCACCTCCTGGGCGAAGCCAAAGGCGCCCCAGGCGTCCTTGGGCGCACTCTGGCGCCGGAGGATGAGCAGCGGCTGGCGGAGCTGGTGGTCCCACGGCCGGAAGCTCAGGCCCATCCCCTTGTGCCCGTCGAAGGTGACATCCCCCTCGAGGAACGGGATCAGGGCCGCGGGGCTGGTGCTCCCGCGCTTCAGCACGGCCTCCCAGAGGACCTTGACCGCGCACCAGTGTGCCCACATGCGAGATTCCCCCGGCCGGCCCAGGCCCTTCCGGAACCGGGAGTTGAGCTCCCGCCCGCTGTATGGGCGGAAGTCGTGGGCCCAGAGGGACGGCCAGAGGTCCGGCAGCCCCGCCGTGTCCGCGGCCCATGCCTCGGCCGGCTCGACCAGGACGGCTGCGAGCGGGAGCGTCGCCCCGTCCTGCCGCGCCCCCCGAACCGCCGCGTAGAGATCCGGGCCTGTCAGGTTCAGGATGAGGGCCTGCGCGCCGGCCGAGAGGCCGCGGGTCAGGGCCTGCCGGACGTCCGCGGTCCCCGCAGGGACCGTGGCAGCCTCCACGATGGTCCCCCCGGCCCGGCCGAGCGCCCGGCGGACGGCCCCCTCGAGGCTCGCGCCCGCCGCGCTCTCGGCGGTGAGGAGGGCGATCCGGCTGGCCTTCGCCTGGCGAACCAGGTAGACCGCGAGCGCGTCGGCATAGGCGGCGAGGCTGGCCTCGACGTGGAAGACCGTGCGGTGGCAGCCCGCCCCCCGGAGCGACTCCGCGGGCGAGCCGGCATTCACATAGAGCACGCGGCTCCCCGCGAGGGCCTGGGCGATGTGGCGGCCGGTCGCCTCGTCCAGCCCGCCGACGACCGCCACCGCCTTCCCGCTGGCCGCGAGCTCCGTGGCCCGATCGGCCGCCTCGGCAGGCGTGGCGGCCTCCGCCTCGAGGAGCTCGAAGCGCTTGCCGAACATCTCGGCGGTGGCCCGAGCCTCCTCGGCGCCGACGCGGACGCCCGCGGTCGCGTAGGCCGCGGCCCCCGCAAGGCTTCCCCCCCGGGTCGCCACGTAGCCGACCCGGATCACCTCCGTGGCTGCCGCCCGCCGCCCGAGGACGGCCCCGGCGGGGGCGAGGGCCGCCGCCAGGACGAAGCGGCGCCGACTCCAACCTCCCGTTCGCCGCACTTTCCCTCCCTGCATCGGCGATCCTCCGCAGCCTCTCCCCTCAGAACAGCCGGGCGGCCGGCGAGGCGTCCAGGCCCGGCCACCGCCGGAGGAGCCAGGCGTCGAGCCCGGCCACCCGCCCCGCGCGGGCACCCAGGAAGGCCACCATGCCCGCCCCCAGCACCAGGTGGAATCCCTGCTGGCAGAACCCCATCCACTGCGTGGCGAGGAAGTAGTTGGCCGTGAGGAGGAGACCGACCGCCGCCGAGGTGCTCGTCAGGAAGCCGAGGGTCAGGCCGAGACCGACCGCCACCTCGCCGAAGGTCTGCAGGTGGGCGAACAACCCCACGTTGGGGAGGACGATCGCTTCGAGGAAGTCCCGGTACCAGCCGAAGGGGTTGCCGGCCGCAAACTCCGCCAGCCGCTTCGGCATGAAGCCCAGGTAGCGGCCGGTCACGGTCGGGAGGGGGAAGAAGCCGCCCGCGAGGACGAAGGCCAGCTTGGTGACCGAGGCCTTCAGGAACCAGAG harbors:
- a CDS encoding ABC transporter substrate-binding protein; protein product: MRRTGGWSRRRFVLAAALAPAGAVLGRRAAATEVIRVGYVATRGGSLAGAAAYATAGVRVGAEEARATAEMFGKRFELLEAEAATPAEAADRATELAASGKAVAVVGGLDEATGRHIAQALAGSRVLYVNAGSPAESLRGAGCHRTVFHVEASLAAYADALAVYLVRQAKASRIALLTAESAAGASLEGAVRRALGRAGGTIVEAATVPAGTADVRQALTRGLSAGAQALILNLTGPDLYAAVRGARQDGATLPLAAVLVEPAEAWAADTAGLPDLWPSLWAHDFRPYSGRELNSRFRKGLGRPGESRMWAHWCAVKVLWEAVLKRGSTSPAALIPFLEGDVTFDGHKGMGLSFRPWDHQLRQPLLILRRQSAPKDAWGAFGFAQEVPLRGTPGATEEAVLDTLGLGPGETACRFGPVPGA
- a CDS encoding TQO small subunit DoxD, whose product is MRAPAAWLALSRVVTGLWFLKASVTKLAFVLAGGFFPLPTVTGRYLGFMPKRLAEFAAGNPFGWYRDFLEAIVLPNVGLFAHLQTFGEVAVGLGLTLGFLTSTSAAVGLLLTANYFLATQWMGFCQQGFHLVLGAGMVAFLGARAGRVAGLDAWLLRRWPGLDASPAARLF